A region of the Nitrospinota bacterium genome:
TTTCGCCCGCCATTGCCGTCGGCGCGTACGACATGGGGAACAAAGACGGCGTAAATGATTACAACATCGTATACGGTCTTGTGGCCAGGACATTCGGCGAGTTGGGACGTCTTAGCGTGGGAGGTTTTTCCGGCAATGACAAACTGCTGCTCGACGGAGAGGGGAAAAAGGATAACTCCGGCGTTCTGGCCTCGTGGGACAAGGCAATCAACGACAAGTGGTGGGTTGCGGCCGACTACATGGGCGGCAAAAGCGGATACGGAGCGCTAACGCTGGGCTTCTGTTATTATATATTGCCTTCGACCAGCTTTATCGTCGGCTACGATATTTATAATAACAGCGACATCAAGCCGACCCTGACTTTCCAGTTGGACATAAATTTCGACGGCTTGACGCATCCGCATCACGCTCATAAAGACTAAACGCCGCAGCTTGTGGCGCGCCGGAAATGACCCAAGGTAAAAACATCCTTTCCTGCGCGCTTCATAAAATGCATTCCAGGTTTATTCCCAGGCTATGCTCCTGCCGTATTTTTCCGGGTCTTGCAAAAAAGCGTTTTTGCACGCCTCCGAACAAAAATGAAATGTTTTCTTTCCTGTGATGGCGTATATCTTCCTGACGCCGGGCATGCCGCACACCGGATCGAGCATTTGAGATCCCATCCCGGCTTCATATCTTAAGAACAGGTCCACGATGCTCGGATCAAACTGCTTGCCGCTGTTTTCAACCAGTATTTGACGCGCCCGCTCGGGGGTGAGCGCCTTGCGGTAAGCGCGGTCTGAAGTCATCGCGTCATACGCGTCAATTACCGAAATAATCCGTGCGCCTATAGGTATGGCCTCGCCAGCCAAACCGTCTGGATAACCTCCGCCGCCGTACGCCTCATGGTGATGGCGGATGATGGTTGCCGCCTTTTTCAATCCCCTGATGGATTTAAGGGCGTCCGCCCCGAGAGCGGGATGCGCCTTTATAAGGGCAAACTCGTTTTCATCAAGTTTGCCCGGCTTTTTCAAAACGCTGTCCGGCACGCCGACTTTGCCTATGTCGTGAAGAGCTCCGGCGGCGGCGAGATCGTTTAGCCCGCTTCTTGAAAGTTCCAGCCAAGCGCCTATTTGGCTTGAGGCGCCCCGCACACGGGCGCAATGCCCCTCGGTGTAGCCGTCTTTAAGTTCGATCAAGGACGACAGGGAGATCAGCATTCCCATGAATTCTTCATCCTTTTCCCGTGACAGGCGAAAAAGAAACATGGCCAGGCCAGCCAGCGCTATCGCAAGAAGCGCCTCTGATATGACAAGCAGGTGCATTACTGTTTCAGTGTCCGCCAGCATGACCACCTTCTTTTGGAAAAGTCAGCGTTTTTTCCGGAAATAATCAGGGTTTGATTATATTGCGCAGGTTTAACCGCAAAAAGCCATGTCATCCCTATGGATTATTTCGTCGTACGCTTTATAGCCCAATAAATTTTCTATCTGGTTCGAGCGCGCACCCTTTATCCTCTCAATCTCTCTCGACGGGTAATTAACAAGCCCTTTGGCGAACTTTTCGCCGTCCGGCCCAAAAATGTTCACCGCCTCGCCCGCATCGAAATCCCCCGCCACTTTCGTTATGCCGGACGCCAGCAGGCTGCGCCCTTTTTTCAGGATCGCCTCCTTCGCCCCGGCGTCCACATGGATTTCCCCGGATGACTTGAGGGTGAACTCTATCCAGTGCCGCTTGCTGTCGAGCCTGTCTTCATGGGGGGAAAAGAACGTCCCCACCGGCTTCCCGGCCAACGCCGCAAGCAGGGAGCCTGTGACTGTCCCCGGCAATATGATAGTGGGGGTCCCGAACCGGGCCGCTTCCGCCGCGGCGCGCACCTTGGAGGCCATCCCTCCTAACCCTGTCCGTGACGACGAATCACCGGCGACTGAGAGGATGGATTCGTCCACCTCTTCCACGAAATCTATCCTGGCCGCGTTCTTGTCCTTGCGCGGGTCGGCCTGGTATAGACCGTCCACGTCGGACAGCACCGCCAGAAGGTCCGCCTCCACAAGGTTTGTGACGCGGGCTGAAAGCGTGTCATTGTCGCCGAACTTTATCTCGTCCACCGCCACGGTGTCATTCTCGTTTATTACCGGGACAACCCCCAGGTCGAACATGGCGTTCATGGTGTTGCGGGAGTTTATGAAACGCTTCCTGTCCGAAAGATCGTCATGGGTCAAAAGCGCCTGCCCCGCCTTCACCCCGTGCGCCGCCAGATGGCGCGCCCACAGCGCGATAAGGCTCCCCTGCCCCAGCGCGGCGGCGGCCTGCTTGACCGGGATGGAAAGGCCGTGGCGAGGCACGTTGAGCATTTTGGCCCCTATGGCCACGGCGCCGGAGGTCACCACCGCCACCTTGCGCCCGCCTTTGGAAATATCCGCCACCTGCCGGGCGATCTCCTCAATCACGGCGTCGTCCACCGTGGTATATCCCCCGCCGGTAAGCACTCCGCTGCCGATCTTCACAACTATCCGCCTGGCTTGCGAAAGGAGCTTTAAGCGCCGCTCCGCCTGATCAGGCGTCATGCTCCGCACACCTTCACGAGCGCATCCAGCTTTCCCGCGGCGGCCCCGGAATCTATCGATTTTTCGGCCAACGCAATGGCGTCATCGATGAATTTTGACAGCCCCCCGGCGCAAATCACCGCCGCCGCGTTGAGTATGGTGATGTCCCGGTGCGCCCCCTTCTGGCCGGCGAGCACGTCGCGGGTGATCCTGGCGTTATGCTCCGCGTCCCCCCCCTTGATGGAATCCGGGTGGTGGATCGGCATGCCGAACTGCTCCGGGGTGACGGTGAATGTCTTCACGCGGCCATCTTTTAGCATGGCCACGTCGGTGGCGGTGGTGACGGTTATTTCGTCCAGCCCGTCGTGGCCGTGGACCACGAAAACATGGACCGCCCCAAGCTTGGAAAGCACGAGGGCTATCGGCTCCACCAGTTTGCGGTCATATACACCGATCACCTGGTTTTTGGCCCCCGCAGGGTTCGTCAAAGGCCCCAGCAGGTTGAATATGGTGCGCACGCCGATGTCCCTGCGGGCCGGCATCACGTATTTCATTGCGCTGTGCATCAGCGGGGCGAAAAGAAAACCGATGCCGACTTGCGCCAGGCACTTCTCCACTTTGGCCTGCTCGGCCTCCACGTTCACCCCCAGCGCCTTCAATACGTCCGCCGAGCCGGATCTGGACGATATGGCCCTGTTTCCGTGCTTTGCAACGGTCAATCCCGCTCCAGCCGCCACGAAGGCGGCAGTGGTGGAGATGTTGAAAGTGTGCGCCCCGTCGCCGCCTGTGCCGCAGGTGTCCACCACAATTCCGGAGCCTGCGTTGACCTTCAGCGCTTTCTCCCGCATCACCCGGGCCGCGCCGGCGATTTCCTCCACCGTCTCCCCTTTCATCCGAAGGGCGGTCAGCAGCGAGGCGATTTGCGCGTCCGAAGCCCCCCCGGTCATGATCTGTCCCATGACCGCGGCCATTTCGTTTTCCGTAAGGCCGTTGCGTTCGATTACTTTTGCGATGGCGTCCTTTATGGTCATTTCAATTTTCTTCCGATATTGTCCAGGTAATAATAATCAAAATGCGGCTGTCCCGCCCTAAAAAGAGAGGAAATTCCTCAATAAATCCTTCCCCACTTCCGTCATGATGGACTCGGGATGGAACTGCACCCCCTCCATCGGGGCGGTCTTGTGGCGTATCCCCATGATCTCCCCGTCCTCCGACCGGGCGGTTATCTTGAACACGGACGGCAGGCTGGCCTCCTCCGCCACCAGCGAATGGTAACGGGTGGCGGTGAACGGGTTCTTTATCCCTTTGTATATCCCCTCGCCGTCGTGATGTATCTGGCTGGTCTTGCCGTGCATCAGGGTCTTGGCCTTGATGATGCGCCCGCCAAACGCCGCCGCCATGGACTGGTGCCCAAGGCATACCCCCAGGATGGGAAGTTTACCCCCGAACTCCTTGATAACTTCCATGGATATCCCCGCCTCGTTGGGGGTCTTGGGCCCGGGGGATATGACGATCCGCGAAGGCGCCATCGCCTCTATCTGGCCGATTGAAAGCGCGTCGTTTCGCGAAACGTTCACCTCCTCGCCCAGTTCGATGAGATATTGGGCCAGGTTGTAGGTGAACGAGTCATAATTGTCTATAAGCAAAAGCATCCTGCACACTCCGAAAAGTCACGCTGGATAGTATATGACTTAAGCGGTACAATTAAAAGTCGTGGAGGATGCTTTTTCGTTCCATAACATCACATTCTGGTCAATATGCATGACAATGGCGGCGGCCACGGCGCGCACGTGTTCGATCCCAAAAGCTGGATGAAGCTTGAATCGCCCGAGCGGCGGGCGAAAATGGACCCTGAAAAGCTGGCGGATATCATGGGATTGACAGGCGAAGATGTTGCGCTCGACATCGGTTGCGGGACCGGATTTTTCGCCCAGTCCGTGGCGCCGCGCGTTAAAAACTATTATGGAGTGGACATTTCCGAAGATCTGCTCGATGTGTTCCGCTCCAAAATACGGGACGGGGTGATGGGGAATGTGGTCCTGAAAACCGGGAACGCCACGGCCATGCCTGTTGAAAGCGGCTGTTGCAGCCTGGCCTTTCATGTGACGCTGTTCCATGAAATAGAGTCTCCGGAGGTTTTCCACGCAGAGATACGGCGGGTCTTAAAGCCCGGCGGCAGGCTTTTCGCGGTGGACTGGCACGCCCGGGACACAGGATGGGGGCCGCCTGTGGACCATCGGCGCTCCGTGGAGAGCGCCATAAAGCTGATGACGGACGGAGGTTTCGCCATTCTCAAGGAACATGGAATATACAAGGACCATTATGTCCTTGAGGCGGCGGTCCGGTGACGGTGGACCATGAAAGACGATAATTCCGGCGTGGACAAGACCCGCGAAAAAGAAGAGCTGGCCAAGGTCTATAAAAGGCGCGTCACTCCCGTCCGGCTGACGCTGATCACCGCCATGCTCATATTCCTGTGCGAAGCGCTGGTGATGCTGATCCTTCATTTCATCCCGAAAGTGACCGGGATGCTGGAGGCCATGATAGACTCCACGTTGCTCACCTCCACGATGCTTCCGGCCCTTTATTTCCTTTTCTACCGCCCGATGATGCGCCACCTTTTCGAAATCGAGAATTTTGAAAGGGAACTGGTAAAAAGCCATGAAAGCATGGAAAACGCCCAGATCGCCGCCGACTTCGGCGTATGGGAATGGGACGTGAAAAGCGGGGGGCTGTTCTTGTCCAAAGGAGCCCTGCGGCTGGCGGGGCGGACCGAGGAAATCCTGAAAAAAGGCTTTGAGGGATACATCTCGTGTGTCCATCCACTGGATGCGGAATTCGTCCGCAAATCGTTCATGGAGCTTGCGAGCCGGGGAAAGACCCTGGAGATAGAGTACAGGCTTTTACTCCCGGACAAGACGGAGCGCGTGGTCCGCCACAAGGCCGAAGTCGCCGCGGAATCCGAAGGTTCGGCGGAAAAAGTCACTGGCGCCATACAGGACATTTCGGAACGCGCCAAGGCCGAAAGTGAAATGAACCGCCTTGCGATGGCGGTCAACCAGGCGGCGGAGACGATTGTCATCACGGACACGGCCGGAGCCATCCAATACGTAAATCCCGCTTTCGAGAGGATCACCGGATACACGAAAAACGAGGCTTTGGGCAGGAATCCGAGGATATTAAAAAGCGGCAAACACGAAGACAAGTTCTACCGGGACCTGTGGAGCGCCATAACGGCTGGCAAGGTGTGGAAGGGGCGCATCATCAACAAGAAAAAGAACGGAGAGCTTTACGAAGACGAGGCGGTCATCTCCCCCTTGTTCGACCACAGCGGCAGGATCGTGAATTTCGTCGCGGTCAAAAGGGACATATCCAGGGAAGTGGAGCTTGAAAAGCGGATCCGCCGTTCACAGAAAATGGAGGCGATAGGATCGCTGGCAGGGGGCATAGCCCATGATTTTAACAACATACTTTCCTCCATAATCGGCTACACGGAAATGGCCATGGAGGACGTCAAGCCCGGCTCGCCGGCCAGGGAAGACCTGCTCGAAGTGCTAAAGGCCGGGAAAAGGGCCAGGGAACTGGTGAACCAGATTCTTATCTTCAGCAGGAAGGGCGAACGGGAGAAAAAGCCGCTTAGCCTTTACATTGCGGTGAAAGAGGCGCTCAAGCTGTTCAAGGCGTACGTCGCGCCGCCGATAAAAATAGCGGAGAACATAGACAGCGCCTCGGGGGTGATAATGGCCGATCCCACCCAGCTAAACCAGGTGATAATGAACCTGCTCACAAACGCAAGCCATGCGATGAAGACAGGCGGCGGAACGCTTAGCGTGGGGGTGCGGCGGACCGAGCTTTCGGAAGATTTCAACACGCCGGGGGGCGATTACATAAAACCCGGCTCATATATCCTCATTACTGTCGCGGACACCGGCCATGGGATAAAAAAAGATGACCTGGACCGCATATTCGAGCCTTTTTTCACCACCAAGGCGGTGGGGGAGGGGACCGGGCTGGGGCTGGCCATCGTCCACGGCATCGTCACCGGCATGGACGGCGCCATTATAGTGGAAAGCGAGTTCGGAAAAGGCTCCGAGTTCAAGGTGTTCCTGCCGCGCGTGGAGGAGAAAGCGGAGACTGAGGAAACGATCATCGGCGGCGAACGCGCCAGAGGGGGCCAAGAGAGGCTTTTGGTGGTGGACGACGAGGAGTCGGTGGCCAAGTTCCTTAAAAGGGCGCTCACCATGATAGGGTACACCGTGGAGGCGGTCACAAGCCCGGCCGAAGCGCTGGAATTGCTCAAGCGTGGCGGCGATGAGTTCGACCTTATCATCACCGACCACGCCATGCCGGAAATGAACGGCGAGATGATGCTTGAACGCATAAGGGAAATGGGAGTGGAGACACCGGCGATAATCCTCACGGGAGTAAGCGCCAATGTCAGCGTGGAGCGGGCCGCGGCCCTGAAGGTCAGCGAGGTGGTCAACAAACCCGTGCTCACCCGGGAACTTGCCGAAGTGGTCCGCAAGACGCTGGACGTGCGCAAGGGGGCCGGAGCCGCGTGACGGCCGCCGGACGCTCCGGCGGGATATAATGTGTGTGAACGCCGCCATCGGCGGAACGTGGTCAATTAAAGGGAGGTCATCATGTCAGGTTTCTTGACTGTGTCGGTCGTTTTCCTGGTCCTTGTGATTTCGTCGTTCCGCATACTCAATGAATACGAGCGCGGCGTCATATTCCGCCTTGGGCGGTATTACAAGGTCAAAGGCCCCGGGCTGATCGTCGTTTGGCCGGTGATAGACAAAATGGCGAAAATGTCCCTTCGCCTTGTCACCATGGACGTGCCCCCGCAGGACATCATCACCAGGGACAACGTTTCGGTCAAGGTCAACGCCGTGGTCTATTTCCGCGTGATGGAGCCGGACAAGGCGGTGATCCACGTAGAGGACTTTTATCACGCCACCGGGCAATTGGCGCAGACCACTCTACGCTCCATCCTTGGCCAGGTGGAACTGGACGAACTTCTGGCCAGCCGGGACAAGATAAACCACGAAATACAGATCATCCTGGACAAGCGGACGGATCCGTGGGGGATAAAGGTGGCCAACGTGGAGGTCAAGCATGTGGACCTGCCGGTGGAAATGCAGCGGGCCATGGCCAAGCAGGCGGAAGCGGAAAGGGAACGGCGCGCCAAGGTGATCAATTCAGACGGTGAATTCCAGGCCGCCCAGAAGCTGGCGGACGCGGCGGAGATAATCACGAAGCATCCTGCGGCCCTCACGTTGCGCTATCTGCAGACGATCCGCGAAATGTCGGCGGAACATTCAACGAACACCATAATCCCCCTGCCGATGGACTTTCTGCAGCCGTTCATGAAAGCCATAACGCGGTATGGCGAGCAAAAAGAGTGATAGCGCGGGGATATGATCCACGGCCGCAGGCCGCAGGGGAACTATAGCCGGGAATCGGACGCCGTCAGGCGCCCAACATCCTTGTCAATAAACCTTTGCGCTCCTCCGGCTTCTTTTTTTTCAGCGATTCAATCTCCCCGGCGGAAGGCTTGACGCGTGACAGTACCCACCATGGATCCGGCGACGCCGTTGCGGAGCATCCCCCGCCACAGCTGGACGGGTCATAAGTTTTTATCATGCGGGGGGATTCGGGCGTATGGACGTATGTGTACGGGTACGCGATGTTGATCATCCGGCGCGCCTTCACTTCGGCGTGGAGTCCCCGCAGCAACTCCGCCGCCTTGCCAGCGTCAATCGCCTCCACCAAGCCTTGCGTGAAATTGACAGCGGTCCAATCCCCTTCCAGCGATTCGGCCAGTGAAATATAACCCTCTTCGCTTAATATCCCTTCAAGCCTGCCCGTAAAAAGCTCAGTAAATTCCGCGCTCATTTACGCCCTTTCCATCCTTTTCCGGTTTTGGACACTTTCCGCCCGGCGCCTCCCGGACTGCCATAACCGATCAGCTTGCCGTGGCCGTGGCCGATCAGGTCCTCCCTGCCCGCCGCCCTTAACGCCTCGCGGACCGCGTCGGCGTTTTCCGGCTTGAAATACTGCATCAAGGCACGTTGCAAGGCCCGCTCCCGGCCTCCCTTGGCCACCTTTACTTCGCGGCCCGTCATAGGATCAGTCCCGGTATAGTACATGTCCGCCGCAAGGGTCATGGGGGCCGGAATGAAGTCCTGCACCTGCCGTGGCCTGATTCCGTTCTTTTTAAGGTATAGCGCCATCTCCACCGCCTCAGAAAGCCCGCAGCCGGGATGGGCGGAGATGAAATAGGGGATGATATATTGTTCCAGCCTGGCCTTCGCCGACTCATCCATGAACCTGCTTTTGAACCTGTCGAACGTTTCAATGGAGGGCTTCCGCATGAGGGCCAAAGCGTCCGGGTCGCAATGTTCCGGCGCCACCTTCAACTGGCCGGATACGTGATGGCCCGCAAGTTCCTTTATATATTCCGGCGAAAGGTTCGCAAGGTCGTACCGCACGCCCGAGGAGACGAACACTTTC
Encoded here:
- a CDS encoding HD domain-containing protein, translating into MLADTETVMHLLVISEALLAIALAGLAMFLFRLSREKDEEFMGMLISLSSLIELKDGYTEGHCARVRGASSQIGAWLELSRSGLNDLAAAGALHDIGKVGVPDSVLKKPGKLDENEFALIKAHPALGADALKSIRGLKKAATIIRHHHEAYGGGGYPDGLAGEAIPIGARIISVIDAYDAMTSDRAYRKALTPERARQILVENSGKQFDPSIVDLFLRYEAGMGSQMLDPVCGMPGVRKIYAITGKKTFHFCSEACKNAFLQDPEKYGRSIAWE
- the proB gene encoding glutamate 5-kinase is translated as MTPDQAERRLKLLSQARRIVVKIGSGVLTGGGYTTVDDAVIEEIARQVADISKGGRKVAVVTSGAVAIGAKMLNVPRHGLSIPVKQAAAALGQGSLIALWARHLAAHGVKAGQALLTHDDLSDRKRFINSRNTMNAMFDLGVVPVINENDTVAVDEIKFGDNDTLSARVTNLVEADLLAVLSDVDGLYQADPRKDKNAARIDFVEEVDESILSVAGDSSSRTGLGGMASKVRAAAEAARFGTPTIILPGTVTGSLLAALAGKPVGTFFSPHEDRLDSKRHWIEFTLKSSGEIHVDAGAKEAILKKGRSLLASGITKVAGDFDAGEAVNIFGPDGEKFAKGLVNYPSREIERIKGARSNQIENLLGYKAYDEIIHRDDMAFCG
- the trpD gene encoding anthranilate phosphoribosyltransferase; protein product: MTIKDAIAKVIERNGLTENEMAAVMGQIMTGGASDAQIASLLTALRMKGETVEEIAGAARVMREKALKVNAGSGIVVDTCGTGGDGAHTFNISTTAAFVAAGAGLTVAKHGNRAISSRSGSADVLKALGVNVEAEQAKVEKCLAQVGIGFLFAPLMHSAMKYVMPARRDIGVRTIFNLLGPLTNPAGAKNQVIGVYDRKLVEPIALVLSKLGAVHVFVVHGHDGLDEITVTTATDVAMLKDGRVKTFTVTPEQFGMPIHHPDSIKGGDAEHNARITRDVLAGQKGAHRDITILNAAAVICAGGLSKFIDDAIALAEKSIDSGAAAGKLDALVKVCGA
- a CDS encoding aminodeoxychorismate/anthranilate synthase component II; translation: MLLLIDNYDSFTYNLAQYLIELGEEVNVSRNDALSIGQIEAMAPSRIVISPGPKTPNEAGISMEVIKEFGGKLPILGVCLGHQSMAAAFGGRIIKAKTLMHGKTSQIHHDGEGIYKGIKNPFTATRYHSLVAEEASLPSVFKITARSEDGEIMGIRHKTAPMEGVQFHPESIMTEVGKDLLRNFLSF
- a CDS encoding class I SAM-dependent methyltransferase, which gives rise to MHDNGGGHGAHVFDPKSWMKLESPERRAKMDPEKLADIMGLTGEDVALDIGCGTGFFAQSVAPRVKNYYGVDISEDLLDVFRSKIRDGVMGNVVLKTGNATAMPVESGCCSLAFHVTLFHEIESPEVFHAEIRRVLKPGGRLFAVDWHARDTGWGPPVDHRRSVESAIKLMTDGGFAILKEHGIYKDHYVLEAAVR
- a CDS encoding PAS domain S-box protein: MKDDNSGVDKTREKEELAKVYKRRVTPVRLTLITAMLIFLCEALVMLILHFIPKVTGMLEAMIDSTLLTSTMLPALYFLFYRPMMRHLFEIENFERELVKSHESMENAQIAADFGVWEWDVKSGGLFLSKGALRLAGRTEEILKKGFEGYISCVHPLDAEFVRKSFMELASRGKTLEIEYRLLLPDKTERVVRHKAEVAAESEGSAEKVTGAIQDISERAKAESEMNRLAMAVNQAAETIVITDTAGAIQYVNPAFERITGYTKNEALGRNPRILKSGKHEDKFYRDLWSAITAGKVWKGRIINKKKNGELYEDEAVISPLFDHSGRIVNFVAVKRDISREVELEKRIRRSQKMEAIGSLAGGIAHDFNNILSSIIGYTEMAMEDVKPGSPAREDLLEVLKAGKRARELVNQILIFSRKGEREKKPLSLYIAVKEALKLFKAYVAPPIKIAENIDSASGVIMADPTQLNQVIMNLLTNASHAMKTGGGTLSVGVRRTELSEDFNTPGGDYIKPGSYILITVADTGHGIKKDDLDRIFEPFFTTKAVGEGTGLGLAIVHGIVTGMDGAIIVESEFGKGSEFKVFLPRVEEKAETEETIIGGERARGGQERLLVVDDEESVAKFLKRALTMIGYTVEAVTSPAEALELLKRGGDEFDLIITDHAMPEMNGEMMLERIREMGVETPAIILTGVSANVSVERAAALKVSEVVNKPVLTRELAEVVRKTLDVRKGAGAA
- a CDS encoding slipin family protein, translated to MSGFLTVSVVFLVLVISSFRILNEYERGVIFRLGRYYKVKGPGLIVVWPVIDKMAKMSLRLVTMDVPPQDIITRDNVSVKVNAVVYFRVMEPDKAVIHVEDFYHATGQLAQTTLRSILGQVELDELLASRDKINHEIQIILDKRTDPWGIKVANVEVKHVDLPVEMQRAMAKQAEAERERRAKVINSDGEFQAAQKLADAAEIITKHPAALTLRYLQTIREMSAEHSTNTIIPLPMDFLQPFMKAITRYGEQKE